In Tachysurus vachellii isolate PV-2020 chromosome 24, HZAU_Pvac_v1, whole genome shotgun sequence, the sequence ATTCCAATGAGCCACATCTTCCCTGTGAAGAATTACCACGAGGAGACTGACACAATTGATGACATGGATCTTCTGATCCTCAAGGCACTTGATCAGATTGTGAATCTTGCCAATGATCAGCTGGAAAACCAAACCTCTTCTGAATAACTGGAGTGAagactttttttcacttttacactCATGAGAAGAGTCaacatagtgaaaaaaaaatgaatcagcaAAAAACTATACAATATGTCAAAGATCACAGCATCAAAGGATGAAGGGCAATAatagaataaagacataaagagaCATAAAGAA encodes:
- the LOC132839611 gene encoding interferon-induced protein 44-like, with translation MTKVDEICPLVKKDIRKVYTSKKIKEKMQECSNALGIPMSHIFPVKNYHEETDTIDDMDLLILKALDQIVNLANDQLENQTSSE